The Arthrobacter burdickii genome window below encodes:
- a CDS encoding type III polyketide synthase — protein MTVILRSLETAVPDTVLVQSQVRDAFAAQPGLTRLGQRLVGAAFDSSGIETRYTVIEELTLDRAFDAPVFFDREEMLVLSPSTKTRNEVYAEEGAKLFIEAGRKALEAATGIEASDVTHVVTVSCTGFFAPGPDYKVVRALDLNPSVQRYHLGFMGCYAALPALRSAKAFCEADPDAVVLVISAELCSLHVRSSNNPDTIVGSSLFADGAAAAIVSARDIPLEGPALSLDHFETVLTPVGEESMAWNIGDEGFEMVLGTYVPHIIDDHIVGALEPLLARDASLQGLDYSDIEHWAIHPGGRSILDKVEAKLGLTEQQLVPARETLRDYGNMSSATVMFVLRNILDTPATDGNNRICSMAFGPGLTVETALLTRIGARSSSDAAAAGTTAAGVTVGDAPVAEDLKPVLAEAGA, from the coding sequence ATGACAGTGATCCTGAGGTCCCTTGAAACGGCTGTACCCGACACGGTCCTGGTGCAGTCCCAGGTCCGGGACGCTTTCGCGGCACAGCCGGGCCTCACACGGCTGGGACAGCGCCTGGTCGGGGCGGCGTTCGACTCCTCGGGGATCGAGACACGGTACACCGTCATCGAGGAACTCACCCTCGATAGAGCCTTCGACGCCCCCGTCTTCTTCGACCGGGAGGAGATGCTGGTCCTCTCCCCCAGCACCAAGACCCGCAACGAGGTCTACGCCGAGGAAGGCGCAAAACTCTTCATCGAAGCCGGTCGGAAAGCACTCGAAGCGGCTACGGGCATCGAGGCGTCGGACGTCACGCACGTCGTCACCGTCTCCTGCACCGGCTTCTTCGCGCCGGGCCCCGACTACAAGGTGGTGCGCGCCCTGGATCTCAACCCGTCGGTGCAGCGCTACCACCTCGGCTTCATGGGCTGCTATGCGGCCCTCCCCGCGCTGCGGTCCGCCAAGGCCTTCTGCGAGGCGGACCCGGACGCCGTCGTCCTCGTGATCTCCGCGGAGCTGTGCTCCCTGCACGTCCGCTCGTCGAACAACCCCGACACCATCGTGGGGTCCTCCCTGTTCGCCGACGGCGCGGCGGCGGCCATCGTCTCCGCGCGGGACATCCCCCTGGAGGGGCCCGCCCTCAGTCTGGACCACTTCGAGACGGTCCTGACGCCCGTCGGGGAGGAGTCCATGGCCTGGAACATCGGCGATGAGGGTTTCGAGATGGTCCTCGGCACGTACGTCCCCCACATCATCGACGACCACATCGTGGGCGCCCTCGAACCGCTCCTGGCCCGGGACGCGTCGCTGCAGGGCCTCGACTACTCGGACATCGAGCACTGGGCCATCCATCCCGGCGGGCGCAGCATCCTCGACAAGGTGGAGGCGAAACTAGGCCTGACCGAGCAACAGCTCGTCCCGGCACGCGAGACCCTGCGCGACTACGGGAACATGAGCAGCGCAACCGTGATGTTCGTGCTTCGGAACATCCTCGACACGCCGGCGACCGACGGGAACAACCGGATCTGCTCGATGGCGTTCGGCCCCGGCCTCACGGTCGAGACCGCGCTGCTCACCAGGATCGGCGCCCGCTCCTCCTCCGACGCCGCGGCAGCGGGCACGACGGCAGCGGGCGTGACGGTCGGCGACGCGCCCGTCGCGGAGGACCTCAAGCCCGTTCTCGCAGAAGCCGGCGCATGA
- a CDS encoding SDR family oxidoreductase: MGNDPSGTLDQNDPRGPAVDASPELQEYPGFTERMDPRPDHGEDSYTGHGRLQGRRAFITGGDSGIGRAVALAFAREGADVAIGYLPAEEEDGASCLELIRAEGRTALGVPGDLRDEAYASSAVRQVVDGLGGLDILVNNAGFHIAQPKGLPDIDADQLRRTFETNVYGTIWLTQAALPHLTEGSSIINTTSVQGYHPSTSLMDYAATKAALNNLTFSLAQLLGERGIRVNAVAPGPIWTPLQPATTTSEKLESFGEGTPLGRMGQPAELAGAYVFLASNDARYVSGEILGVTGGKPLA; this comes from the coding sequence ATGGGTAACGATCCGTCAGGCACGCTGGACCAGAACGACCCGCGGGGGCCCGCCGTCGATGCGTCCCCGGAACTGCAGGAATATCCTGGCTTCACGGAGCGCATGGACCCGCGCCCGGACCACGGCGAGGACAGCTACACGGGCCACGGCCGGCTGCAGGGCCGGCGGGCGTTCATCACCGGCGGTGATTCCGGCATCGGCCGGGCAGTGGCCCTCGCCTTCGCCCGCGAAGGTGCCGACGTCGCGATCGGGTACCTTCCCGCAGAAGAGGAGGACGGCGCCAGCTGCCTCGAACTGATCCGTGCCGAGGGGCGGACGGCGCTCGGGGTGCCGGGAGACCTGCGCGACGAGGCCTATGCGTCCTCGGCTGTCCGCCAGGTGGTGGACGGGCTCGGAGGGCTCGACATCCTCGTGAACAACGCAGGCTTCCACATCGCCCAGCCCAAGGGCCTTCCCGATATCGACGCGGACCAGCTGCGCCGCACCTTCGAGACGAACGTCTACGGCACCATCTGGCTGACGCAGGCCGCCCTGCCCCACCTCACCGAGGGCTCCTCGATCATCAACACCACCTCGGTGCAGGGCTACCATCCATCAACGAGCCTCATGGACTACGCCGCCACGAAGGCAGCGCTGAACAACCTGACCTTCAGCCTGGCCCAGCTCCTGGGGGAGCGTGGAATCCGCGTGAATGCGGTGGCCCCGGGGCCCATCTGGACTCCGCTGCAGCCGGCGACGACCACCAGCGAGAAACTCGAGTCGTTCGGGGAGGGGACACCCCTCGGCCGGATGGGGCAACCGGCGGAACTGGCGGGCGCCTATGTCTTCCTCGCCTCCAACGACGCCCGGTACGTCTCGGGAGAGATCCTGGGCGTCACAGGCGGCAAGCCCCTCGCCTGA
- a CDS encoding transglycosylase family protein, which yields MNKLTFSTSARRGLAAVALTGLGLGAAAGAANAAPASDWDALAQCESGGNWGINTGNGFSGGLQFTPSTWAAFGGQGSPQSASREQQIAVAENVLAGQGWGAWPACSAKLGLGSAAAPAPVQFQQAQAPVVVQAPVQAPVVAQAPVQAPVVAQAPVQAPAVAQAPVQVQAPVAAPVVVEAPVQAPVQAPVALSGETYTIQSGDTLSTIAEKLGIEGGWQALFAANTDTVIHADLIFTGSVLQLPA from the coding sequence ATGAATAAACTCACCTTCAGCACCAGCGCACGTCGCGGACTCGCAGCAGTAGCACTCACCGGCCTCGGCCTCGGCGCAGCGGCTGGCGCAGCCAACGCTGCCCCCGCCAGCGACTGGGATGCACTGGCACAGTGCGAGAGCGGCGGAAACTGGGGCATCAACACCGGCAACGGCTTCTCCGGTGGACTGCAGTTCACCCCCTCGACCTGGGCAGCCTTCGGCGGCCAGGGCTCCCCCCAGAGCGCATCCCGCGAGCAGCAGATCGCTGTCGCCGAGAACGTCCTCGCCGGTCAGGGCTGGGGAGCATGGCCCGCATGCTCGGCCAAGCTCGGCCTCGGCAGCGCAGCCGCTCCGGCTCCGGTCCAGTTCCAGCAGGCCCAGGCTCCGGTTGTCGTCCAGGCTCCCGTCCAGGCTCCGGTCGTCGCCCAGGCTCCCGTCCAGGCTCCGGTCGTCGCCCAGGCCCCCGTCCAGGCTCCGGCCGTCGCCCAGGCTCCCGTCCAGGTCCAGGCCCCCGTAGCGGCTCCGGTCGTCGTCGAGGCTCCCGTCCAGGCTCCGGTCCAGGCCCCCGTTGCACTGAGCGGCGAGACCTACACGATCCAGTCCGGCGACACCCTCAGCACGATCGCCGAGAAGCTCGGCATCGAGGGTGGCTGGCAGGCACTGTTCGCCGCCAACACCGACACCGTGATCCACGCAGACCTGATCTTCACCGGTTCCGTCCTGCAGCTCCCGGCCTAG
- the fdhA gene encoding formaldehyde dehydrogenase, glutathione-independent: MSGNRAVAYKGPGKVEVIDIDYPTFELKDGPGVNPANVGRAVHHGVILKTVTTNICGSDQHMVRGRTSAPADLVLGHEITGEVVEVGRDVEFIKKGDICSVPFNIACGRCRNCKERKTGICLNVNPDRPGSAYGYVDMGGWVGGQAEYVLVPYADWNLLKFPDRDQALEKILDLTMLSDIFPTGYHGVVSAGVGVGSTVYIAGAGPVGLAAAVSAQLLGAAVVIVGDLNEGRLAQARSFGCETVDVSKGDPRDQIEQLLGVPEVDCGVDAVGFEARGHGKESSSEAPATVLNSLMGITAAGGALGIPGLYVTSDPGAGDDASKVGSLSLSLGTGWAKSLSFTTGQCPVMKYNRSLMMAILHDKVSIAKAVNAKSIGLEEAPRGYEEFDAGAATKYVLDPHGYVAA; encoded by the coding sequence ATGAGCGGTAACAGAGCTGTTGCGTACAAGGGACCAGGGAAGGTCGAGGTCATCGACATCGACTACCCGACCTTCGAACTCAAGGACGGACCGGGGGTGAACCCGGCCAATGTGGGCCGGGCCGTCCACCACGGTGTGATCCTCAAGACCGTCACCACCAACATCTGCGGGTCGGACCAGCACATGGTCCGCGGCCGCACCTCGGCTCCGGCCGATCTCGTGCTGGGCCACGAGATCACCGGCGAGGTCGTCGAAGTGGGACGCGACGTCGAATTCATCAAGAAGGGCGACATCTGCTCCGTCCCCTTCAACATCGCCTGCGGCCGATGCCGCAACTGCAAGGAACGCAAGACCGGCATCTGCCTCAACGTGAACCCCGACCGGCCAGGCAGCGCCTACGGCTACGTGGACATGGGCGGTTGGGTCGGTGGCCAGGCCGAGTACGTCCTGGTCCCCTACGCCGACTGGAACCTGCTGAAGTTCCCGGACCGCGACCAGGCGCTCGAGAAGATCCTCGACCTGACGATGCTCTCGGACATCTTCCCCACGGGCTACCACGGCGTCGTGTCAGCCGGAGTGGGGGTCGGCTCCACGGTCTACATCGCCGGTGCCGGTCCGGTCGGTCTCGCCGCCGCCGTGTCGGCGCAACTGCTGGGCGCCGCCGTCGTGATCGTCGGCGACCTCAACGAGGGCCGGCTGGCGCAGGCACGGAGCTTCGGCTGCGAGACGGTGGACGTGTCCAAGGGCGATCCCCGCGACCAGATCGAGCAACTGCTCGGCGTTCCCGAGGTCGACTGCGGCGTGGACGCCGTCGGATTCGAGGCACGCGGACACGGGAAGGAGTCGTCGAGCGAAGCCCCTGCCACAGTGCTGAACTCGCTCATGGGCATCACCGCTGCGGGCGGGGCCCTGGGCATCCCCGGGCTCTACGTCACCAGCGACCCGGGAGCGGGCGACGACGCCTCGAAGGTGGGCTCCCTGTCCCTCAGCCTCGGCACGGGGTGGGCAAAGTCACTGTCCTTCACCACCGGCCAGTGTCCGGTCATGAAGTACAACCGGAGCCTCATGATGGCCATCCTGCACGACAAGGTATCGATCGCGAAGGCCGTCAACGCGAAGTCGATCGGACTCGAGGAAGCACCGCGCGGCTACGAGGAGTTCGACGCCGGAGCTGCGACGAAGTACGTGCTCGATCCGCACGGCTACGTGGCAGCCTGA
- a CDS encoding SDR family NAD(P)-dependent oxidoreductase, translating into MTETVLVTGATSGIGAEFARQFAARGCNLVLVARAPGPLEEAATILRKKWGVDVETLAADLLDDDGLTRVLGRIRAAGELDAGEPAAGGPGAARPAVTVLVNNAGYGLVKPFADNTLEDEVRHLRIHVEVPLALAHAALQSMRPRRGGTIINVASVAGFTPRGTYGAAKAAMISFSRWANLTYGPEGIRVTAVCPGFVHTQFHQRMGADKASVPAALWLDAGLVVREALRDTAAGKAVSIPSLRYKALTALARVAPSSVVARLARRGR; encoded by the coding sequence ATGACTGAGACTGTGCTTGTCACGGGTGCCACCTCCGGCATCGGAGCCGAGTTCGCGCGGCAGTTCGCCGCCCGCGGCTGCAACCTGGTCCTGGTGGCCCGGGCTCCCGGTCCGCTCGAGGAGGCGGCGACGATCCTGCGGAAGAAGTGGGGCGTCGACGTGGAGACTCTCGCCGCCGATCTGCTCGACGACGACGGCCTGACGCGGGTGCTCGGCAGGATCCGTGCTGCGGGGGAGCTCGATGCGGGGGAGCCTGCTGCGGGGGGACCGGGCGCAGCGCGGCCTGCCGTCACGGTGCTGGTGAACAACGCCGGGTACGGGCTGGTCAAGCCGTTCGCGGACAATACGCTCGAGGACGAGGTCCGGCATCTCCGGATCCACGTGGAGGTGCCCCTGGCGCTCGCCCATGCGGCCCTGCAGTCGATGCGCCCGCGGAGGGGCGGAACCATCATCAACGTGGCGAGCGTCGCCGGATTCACCCCGAGGGGTACCTACGGCGCGGCCAAGGCGGCCATGATCAGTTTCAGCCGCTGGGCGAACCTCACCTACGGGCCGGAGGGTATCCGGGTGACGGCGGTCTGCCCGGGTTTCGTCCACACCCAGTTCCACCAGCGGATGGGAGCCGATAAGGCGAGCGTCCCTGCAGCCCTCTGGCTCGATGCCGGGCTCGTGGTCCGCGAAGCGCTGAGGGATACGGCTGCGGGCAAGGCAGTCTCCATCCCGAGCCTCCGCTACAAGGCGCTCACGGCACTGGCGCGGGTCGCGCCGTCGTCGGTCGTGGCGCGGCTCGCCCGGCGGGGCCGCTGA
- a CDS encoding YegP family protein, whose translation MAGYFKLVDAHDDGFRVKLTAPDGTLVAVSTYYASKAEAIAGIELIREIAGTGPVVDHSRIGSPDQEDVFAGPQGTVGRDGALHRDA comes from the coding sequence ATGGCAGGATACTTCAAACTGGTGGATGCACATGACGACGGTTTCCGGGTGAAACTGACCGCTCCGGATGGAACGCTCGTCGCAGTCTCTACGTACTACGCCTCGAAGGCAGAGGCGATCGCGGGGATCGAACTCATCCGGGAGATAGCCGGTACGGGCCCCGTGGTGGACCACAGCCGGATCGGATCCCCGGACCAGGAGGACGTCTTCGCCGGGCCGCAGGGCACCGTCGGGCGGGATGGCGCGTTGCATCGCGACGCCTGA
- a CDS encoding aconitate hydratase, with protein MSTADSFGAKGVLDVAGAEYEIFRLSAVEGAENLPFSLKVLLENLLRTEDGANITADHVRALAQWDAAAEPDTEIQFTPARVIMQDFTGVPCVVDLATMREAVADLGGDPKRVNPLAPAEMVIDHSVQIDAFGNAGALERNMEIEYQRNGERYQFLRWGQTAFDDFKVVPPGMGIVHQVNLEYLARTVMTREVDGVLRAYPDTCVGTDSHTTMVNGLGVLGWGVGGIEAEAAMLGQPVSMLIPRVVGFKLTGDIPAGATATDVVLTITQMLRKHGVVGKFVEFYGEGVASVPLANRATIGNMSPEFGSTAAMFPIDDVTLDYLRLTGRPAENVALVESYAKEQGLWHDPSREIRFSEYLELDLSTVVPSIAGPKRPQDRVELSKSKSQFREDLRNYSNDPELSFAPGGTVDESSQESFPASDSPSFTPGTTSSVTDENSEPRETVSAGAGDSTRPSNKVSVSMKDGREFELDHGAVSIASITSCTNTSNPSVMLAAAVLARNAVEKGLVSKPWVKTSVAPGSKVVTDYYEKSGLIPYLEKLGFFTVGYGCATCIGNSGPLEDEISQAIQDNDLAVTAVLSGNRNFEGRINPDVKMNYLASPPLVVAYALAGTMDFDFDTEPLGQDEAGTDVFLKDIWPNPVEVQQVIDSSIDEDMFTSSYRTIFEGDERWQSLPTPDGDTFAWDPESTYVRKPPYFEGMQREASPVEDIDGARVLLKLGDSVTTDHISPAGSFKSDTPAGRYLTEKGVQRKDFNSYGSRRGNHEVMIRGTFANIRIKNQLLDGVEGGFTKDFSQPDAPQAAVYDAAENYRAAGTPLVVLAGKEYGSGSSRDWAAKGTALLGVKAVIAESYERIHRSNLIGMGVLPLQYPSGQNAQSLGLTGTETFAVSGVTELNEGRTPRTVKVTATPADGSSPVEFDAVLRIDTPGEADYYRNGGILQYVLRQLAS; from the coding sequence ATGTCGACCGCGGACTCATTCGGCGCGAAGGGCGTACTCGATGTCGCCGGCGCTGAATACGAAATTTTCAGGCTAAGCGCGGTCGAGGGCGCCGAGAACCTTCCGTTCAGCCTCAAGGTCCTGCTGGAGAACCTGTTGCGCACCGAAGACGGTGCGAACATCACGGCCGACCACGTGCGCGCACTCGCACAGTGGGACGCCGCAGCGGAGCCCGATACCGAGATCCAGTTCACCCCTGCGCGCGTCATCATGCAGGACTTCACCGGCGTTCCCTGCGTCGTCGACCTCGCAACGATGCGTGAGGCCGTCGCGGACCTCGGCGGAGACCCCAAGCGCGTCAACCCGCTCGCGCCCGCCGAGATGGTCATCGACCACTCGGTGCAGATCGACGCCTTCGGCAATGCCGGAGCCCTCGAGCGCAACATGGAGATCGAGTACCAGCGCAACGGGGAGCGCTACCAGTTCCTCCGCTGGGGACAGACCGCGTTCGACGACTTCAAGGTCGTTCCGCCGGGCATGGGCATCGTCCACCAGGTCAACCTGGAGTACCTGGCCCGCACCGTCATGACCCGCGAGGTCGACGGCGTCCTCCGCGCCTACCCCGACACCTGCGTCGGTACCGATTCGCACACCACGATGGTCAACGGACTCGGTGTCCTCGGCTGGGGCGTCGGTGGCATCGAGGCCGAGGCTGCCATGCTCGGCCAGCCCGTTTCGATGCTCATCCCGCGCGTCGTCGGCTTCAAGCTCACCGGTGACATCCCCGCCGGCGCCACTGCGACCGACGTCGTTCTCACGATCACCCAGATGCTGCGCAAGCACGGCGTCGTCGGGAAGTTCGTGGAGTTCTACGGCGAGGGCGTCGCCTCCGTGCCGCTCGCCAACCGCGCGACCATCGGCAACATGAGCCCCGAGTTCGGTTCGACCGCCGCCATGTTCCCGATCGACGACGTCACGCTCGATTACCTGCGCCTCACGGGCCGCCCGGCCGAGAACGTGGCGCTGGTCGAGTCGTACGCGAAGGAGCAGGGCCTCTGGCACGACCCGTCCCGCGAGATCCGTTTCTCCGAGTACCTCGAACTGGACCTGTCGACCGTGGTCCCGTCCATCGCGGGCCCGAAGCGCCCGCAGGACCGCGTGGAGCTCAGCAAGTCCAAGAGCCAGTTCCGCGAGGACCTGCGCAACTACTCGAACGACCCCGAACTCTCCTTCGCGCCCGGCGGCACCGTCGACGAGTCCTCGCAGGAGAGCTTCCCCGCGTCCGACTCCCCGAGCTTCACCCCCGGCACGACGTCGTCGGTCACCGACGAGAACTCCGAACCCCGCGAGACGGTCTCAGCGGGAGCGGGCGACTCCACGCGTCCCTCGAACAAGGTCAGCGTGAGCATGAAGGACGGCCGTGAGTTCGAGCTCGACCACGGTGCCGTCAGCATCGCGTCGATCACGTCCTGCACCAACACGTCCAACCCGTCGGTCATGCTCGCCGCCGCCGTGCTGGCCCGCAACGCCGTCGAGAAGGGCCTCGTGTCCAAGCCGTGGGTCAAGACGTCCGTGGCACCGGGATCCAAGGTCGTCACCGACTACTACGAGAAGTCGGGCCTGATCCCGTACCTGGAGAAGCTCGGCTTCTTCACCGTGGGCTACGGCTGCGCCACCTGCATCGGCAACTCCGGCCCGTTGGAGGACGAGATCTCGCAGGCCATCCAGGACAACGACCTCGCCGTCACCGCCGTCCTGTCCGGCAACCGCAACTTCGAAGGCCGCATCAACCCGGACGTGAAGATGAACTACCTGGCCTCGCCGCCTCTGGTGGTCGCGTACGCACTGGCCGGCACGATGGACTTCGACTTCGACACCGAGCCCCTCGGCCAGGACGAGGCCGGCACCGATGTCTTCCTGAAGGACATCTGGCCCAACCCGGTCGAGGTCCAGCAGGTCATCGACAGCTCCATCGACGAGGACATGTTCACCTCGAGCTATCGGACGATCTTCGAGGGCGACGAGCGCTGGCAGTCCCTGCCGACGCCCGACGGCGACACCTTCGCCTGGGATCCGGAGTCCACCTACGTGCGGAAGCCACCGTACTTCGAGGGCATGCAGCGCGAGGCGAGCCCGGTCGAGGACATCGACGGCGCGCGCGTCCTGCTCAAGCTCGGCGACTCGGTGACGACGGACCACATCTCGCCCGCGGGATCCTTCAAGTCGGACACCCCGGCCGGCCGGTACCTGACCGAGAAGGGCGTCCAGCGCAAGGACTTCAACTCCTACGGCTCGCGCCGTGGCAACCACGAGGTCATGATCCGCGGCACCTTCGCGAACATCCGTATCAAGAACCAGCTGCTCGACGGCGTCGAGGGCGGGTTCACGAAGGACTTCTCGCAGCCGGACGCACCGCAGGCCGCCGTCTACGACGCCGCCGAGAACTACCGTGCAGCGGGCACCCCGCTGGTGGTCCTCGCCGGCAAGGAGTACGGCTCCGGATCGTCGCGTGACTGGGCCGCCAAGGGCACCGCGCTGCTCGGCGTCAAGGCCGTCATCGCCGAGAGCTACGAGCGCATCCACCGCTCGAACCTCATCGGCATGGGCGTCCTGCCGCTGCAGTACCCGTCCGGCCAGAACGCGCAGTCCCTCGGCCTCACCGGCACGGAGACCTTCGCGGTCAGCGGTGTGACGGAACTCAACGAGGGCCGGACCCCCCGCACGGTCAAGGTCACCGCGACCCCGGCCGACGGCAGCTCGCCGGTCGAGTTCGACGCCGTGCTGCGCATCGATACGCCGGGTGAAGCGGACTACTACCGCAACGGCGGCATCCTGCAGTACGTGCTGCGCCAGCTCGCCAGCTAG
- a CDS encoding GntR family transcriptional regulator, with translation MAESTELSARVDGDTIFRVLRSEILAGVHPPGTALREVVISERFGVSRTPVREALSRLQHERLLERAARGLQVPQIDAQEVIQIYDLRVMLEEEAAGQAALNRGAADIMRLEALLERDRAVVDPDDTTKVTNNLEFHTSLWASARNPILMDLLQRLSTHLIHTPRSTLSVGNRWQEVLLEHESLISAIAERRSDDARAIARTHMETARTLRLQLLRTTAAD, from the coding sequence ATGGCCGAGTCCACAGAACTGTCGGCGCGCGTGGACGGCGACACCATCTTCCGTGTCCTCCGCAGCGAGATCCTCGCCGGTGTCCATCCGCCGGGCACGGCACTGCGGGAAGTCGTCATCTCGGAGCGCTTCGGGGTCTCACGCACTCCCGTCCGGGAGGCCCTCAGCCGGCTCCAGCACGAACGGCTCCTCGAGAGGGCGGCCCGCGGCCTCCAGGTGCCCCAGATCGATGCCCAGGAAGTCATCCAGATCTACGACCTCCGGGTCATGCTCGAGGAGGAGGCCGCCGGCCAGGCGGCCCTCAACCGTGGAGCGGCGGACATCATGCGGCTCGAGGCGCTGCTGGAACGCGACCGCGCCGTCGTCGACCCCGATGACACCACCAAGGTGACCAACAACCTCGAATTCCATACCTCCCTCTGGGCCTCCGCGCGCAACCCCATCCTCATGGACCTCCTGCAGCGGCTCTCGACCCACCTCATCCACACGCCGCGCTCGACGCTGTCCGTGGGCAACCGCTGGCAGGAAGTGCTCCTCGAACACGAATCGCTGATCAGCGCCATCGCGGAACGTCGCAGCGACGATGCCCGCGCCATCGCGCGCACGCACATGGAGACGGCCCGCACGCTCCGGCTGCAGCTGCTCCGCACCACCGCGGCGGACTGA
- a CDS encoding nucleoside hydrolase codes for MADTRQRLLLDVDTGIDDAVALLYLLATPGVSVEAITCTAGNVGARQVAINNLALLELCGHAGVEVAIGSEVPLEVPLVTTEETHGDQGIGYAVLPPPRGSISGRHAVDVWLEAVRCHPGQITALVTGPLTNLALALRAEPELPMLLKGLVIMGGAFNYPGNTTPVAEWNIHVDPHAAKEVFAAYEGLPREKLPVVCALETTERIECTPAHIDAVARAAGAGPEVLDPDEPEGTRSGSDNAVVACVSDALRFYMEFHRLYDQGYIAHLHDLFAAMVATGEAGFEERLATVDVETDSPLTIGQTVADVAGMWKRAPNARIVTGNDPAAVFELLVRRLSSLARMHG; via the coding sequence GTGGCAGATACCCGGCAGCGCCTCCTGCTCGACGTCGATACCGGCATCGACGACGCCGTCGCCCTCCTGTACCTGCTCGCGACGCCCGGCGTGAGCGTCGAGGCCATCACCTGCACGGCCGGCAATGTCGGTGCCCGCCAGGTGGCCATCAACAACCTGGCCCTGCTCGAACTGTGCGGACATGCCGGCGTCGAGGTGGCCATCGGCAGCGAGGTCCCGCTCGAGGTCCCGCTCGTCACCACCGAGGAGACGCACGGCGACCAGGGCATCGGGTACGCCGTCCTGCCGCCGCCGCGGGGTTCCATCTCGGGGCGCCACGCCGTCGACGTGTGGCTCGAAGCCGTCCGCTGCCATCCGGGGCAGATCACCGCACTCGTCACCGGACCGCTCACCAACCTCGCCCTGGCCCTCCGTGCCGAACCGGAACTGCCGATGCTCCTGAAGGGGCTCGTGATCATGGGCGGGGCGTTCAACTACCCGGGGAACACGACGCCGGTGGCCGAGTGGAACATCCATGTGGACCCCCACGCGGCCAAGGAGGTCTTCGCGGCCTACGAGGGCCTGCCGCGGGAGAAGCTGCCCGTGGTGTGCGCGCTCGAGACCACCGAGCGCATCGAGTGCACGCCGGCCCACATCGACGCCGTCGCGCGCGCGGCCGGTGCCGGGCCCGAGGTGCTCGACCCGGACGAACCGGAGGGGACCCGCAGCGGCAGCGACAACGCCGTCGTCGCCTGCGTGTCCGACGCCCTGCGCTTCTACATGGAGTTCCACCGCCTGTACGACCAGGGCTACATCGCGCACCTGCACGACCTGTTCGCGGCGATGGTGGCGACGGGGGAGGCGGGCTTCGAGGAGCGGCTGGCAACCGTCGATGTCGAGACGGACTCGCCGCTGACCATCGGGCAGACGGTCGCGGATGTAGCGGGGATGTGGAAGCGGGCGCCGAACGCGCGGATCGTCACGGGCAACGATCCTGCCGCGGTGTTCGAGCTCCTGGTCCGCCGGCTGTCGAGCCTCGCGAGGATGCACGGCTGA
- a CDS encoding ECF transporter S component yields MSSSLTLAAEPTAQRPRRLLIALGGALIAATYLFLVIVQPAEIAGGMGSTASLVSLFGFLGGGALLVGGILPMLTTSSLVVMPLGIALNIAIGQIAGSLGMQIYLDAIGTVLVAVLAGPAAGAATGAISNAIWGLFNPFALPFAAGAALIGLLAGLAARYGAFRRVYLAPLAGVVVGAIGGLVAAPVAVFMFGAAGTFGTNAIIAAFRSMGDKLLVAATKQGLLSDSLDKIVVFVLVALIVYALPQRAVRQFPFARTYRVLGTRTGIRAGDAAVQPAGK; encoded by the coding sequence GTGAGTTCATCCCTGACCCTCGCCGCCGAGCCCACCGCGCAGCGCCCGCGGCGGCTGCTCATCGCCCTGGGCGGAGCGCTCATCGCCGCCACCTACCTGTTCCTCGTGATCGTCCAGCCGGCGGAGATCGCCGGCGGGATGGGCAGCACAGCGTCGCTCGTCTCCCTGTTCGGGTTCCTCGGAGGCGGAGCGCTGCTGGTCGGCGGCATCCTGCCGATGCTGACCACGAGTTCCCTGGTCGTCATGCCGCTCGGCATCGCCCTGAACATCGCCATCGGGCAGATCGCGGGCTCCTTGGGAATGCAGATCTACCTCGACGCCATCGGGACCGTCCTCGTGGCCGTCCTCGCCGGCCCGGCCGCCGGTGCCGCGACCGGAGCGATCAGCAACGCGATCTGGGGGCTCTTCAACCCGTTCGCCCTGCCCTTCGCGGCGGGCGCCGCACTCATCGGGCTGCTCGCGGGGCTGGCCGCCCGGTACGGTGCGTTCCGGCGCGTGTACCTCGCGCCCCTGGCGGGCGTCGTCGTCGGCGCGATCGGCGGGCTCGTGGCAGCCCCGGTCGCCGTGTTCATGTTCGGCGCGGCCGGGACCTTCGGCACCAACGCCATCATCGCGGCGTTCCGCTCGATGGGCGACAAGCTGTTGGTCGCCGCCACCAAGCAGGGACTGCTGTCGGACTCGCTGGACAAGATCGTGGTCTTCGTCCTGGTGGCCCTGATCGTGTATGCCCTGCCGCAGCGCGCCGTCCGGCAGTTCCCCTTCGCACGGACCTACCGGGTCCTCGGGACGCGGACCGGCATCCGCGCCGGCGACGCTGCTGTGCAGCCCGCGGGGAAATAG